A genomic region of Colletotrichum destructivum chromosome 5, complete sequence contains the following coding sequences:
- a CDS encoding Putative FAD-binding domain, FAD/NAD(P)-binding domain superfamily: MTPPAPRIVGICGAAIAGPTLALHLLSHPVLRTLFRPILFDQSPAPGPATTDESSPRHHQRAGASVALLPNGIHPLLALGLGDTIRTHGHECDDLSLWSGPSSLVRSPDAPLTHLKTMTNGFWSHEMRMGAVYFERAALQALLVDRVRELGGDVRWAKKAVRFDPAVALGESHDDDDAAAACRTRVGFADGTHLDVDLLVGADGGYSAVRRHILTLRDPQTAARRWLPDHMGMTGIYGISSADKMPASHTPERPFSESHSVWLPRGFLATGPCPGSMFRWDLILPEETAPETRADPANEETQAHHAKDGDGNRDGDGDEEPWHDAIAAGQYPRSATVAILRAHLRLRHPFAGDFATMLASADRIVHTPLRQRVWRRDEIQWAAPDTRGTGPVVLIGDAARLMLPTSGQGTGFAIEDATVLAAALLRHCGPSAVGRGRGVLRAAVEEYAGLRVPRSEKMAVVASWAGSVGVGSTWYYRMMRYLAAKLASGADLKAKKAKDPWPMDGRFNVEETT, encoded by the exons ATGACACCGCCGGCCCCGAGAATAGTGGGTATctgcggcgccgccatcgccggtcCGACGCTCGCACTGCACCTCCTGTCCCACCCGGTCCTCCGCACCCTCTTTCGTCCGATCCTCTTCGATCAGTCTCCggccccgggcccggccaCCACCGACGAGAGCTCGCCCAGACACCACCAACGTGCCGGCGCCTCGGTGGCGCTCCTCCCGAACGGCATCCACCccctcctggccctcggtctcggcgacACCATCCGCACGCACGGCCACGAATGCGACGACCTGTCCCTCTGGTCCGGCCCCTCGTCCCTGGTCCGGAGCCCGGACGCCCCGCTCACGCACCTCAAGACCATGACCAACGGCTTCTGGTCCCACGAGATGCGCATGGGCGCCGTGTACTTTGAGCGCGCCGCCCTGCAGGCCCTTCTCGTCGACCGCGTGCGtgagctgggcggcgacgtgaggtgggccaagaaggccgtccgCTTCGATCCCGCTGTCGCATTGGGAGAGTcccatgacgacgacgacgccgccgccgcctgccgcACTCGCGTGggcttcgccgacggcacccacctcgacgtcgacctcctcgtcggtgccgacggcggctactccgccgtccgccgccacATCCTCACCCTCCGCGACCCGCAGACCGCCGCACGCCGCTGGCTACCCGACCACATGGGCATGACCGGCATCTACGGCATCTCCTCCGCAGACAAGATGCCCGCCTCTCACACCCCCGAACGCCCGTTCTCCGAGTCACATTCGGTGTGGCTGCCGCGGGGGTTCTTGGCCACGGGGCCCTGTCCGGGGAGCATGTTCCGCTGGGACTTGATCCTCCCCGAAGAAACGGCCCCGGAGACCCGAGCGGACCCGGCTAACGAGGAAACCCAAGCCCACCACGCCAAAGACGGAGACGGGAAccgggacggggacggggacgaggaaCCGTGGCACGACGCCATCGCGGCAGGCCAGTACCCCAGAtccgccaccgtcgccatcctccgCGCCCACCTGCGCCTCCGCCACCCCTTCGCCGGCGACTTCGCGACGAtgctggcctcggcggacCGCATCGTCCACACGCCCCTCCGCCAGCGCGTCTGGCGACGGGACGAGATCCAGTGGGCCGCCCCCGACACACGCGGGACCGGgcccgtcgtcctcatcggcgacgccgcgcggCTGATGCTCCCCACCAGCGGCCAGGGGACGGGcttcgccatcgaggacgccacggtcctcgccgccgcgctccTGAGGCACTGCGGCCCCAGCGCCGTTGGGCGGGGCCGTGGCGTTCTCCGAGCCGCCGTTGAGGAGTACGCCGGACTCCGAGTGCCCCGGtcggagaagatggccgtCGTGGCGTCCTGGgccggctccgtcggcgtcggttCTACATGGTATTACAGGATGATGCGGTATCTCGCCGCGAAACTGGCGTCTGGGGCCGACTTGAA GGCCAAGAAAGCCAAAGACCCGTGGCCGATGGATGGTCGCTTCAACGTGGAAGAGACGACGTAA